DNA from Rhizobacter sp. J219:
ACGCGTGCGACCACGAGTGCGTCGGACTCGTTCTTGAACATGCACTCGCTCGCGCCCGCCTCCAGGCAGTCGCTGATGAGGCCTTCTTCGTACGAGCCGGTGAGCACCGCGAGCGTCAAGTCGCGCGTGGCGGGCAGCTCGCGCAGGGCGCGACACAGCGCCGCGCCGTTCATGCCCGGCATGAAGTAGTCGATGACGGCGAGGTCGAAACGTTCGGCCTGCACCCGCCGCAGCGCGGCTTCGGCGTCTTCGCAGGCGACGACCGCATAGCCGTGGTTGCGCAGCAGGCGCTGGTACTTGGTGCGGCTGGTGCGCGAGTCGTCGACCAGCAGCACCTTGAGCGCCGTGGGCGACTCGGCGTCGGGCCGCAGGTCGCTCGCCACCTGGTCGAGCAGGCCACGCACCAGGCGCGGCACTTCCGACGGGCGCTGCAGGCGCTGCACGCGGGTGTAGGCGCGGCCGGTGGCCAGCGTTGCATCGACGCGAGACGGGTCGGCCGCCAGCACCACCAGCGCGAGCCGTTGGCAGTCGGGCTTCTGCAAGCGTTGAGCGAAGGCCTCGCACACAGCGGCGGGTGTGTTCGACCAGCCGAGGATCAGCGTCGCCAGGCCACGCGACAGCTCCTGGTCGAAAGCCTCGAGCGCGCTCGGGTCAGCCGGCAGCGCCACCACGGCAAAGCCGTGGCGCAGCAGCAGCTTTTCCAGGCCGCAGCGCAGGGTGGGCGATGACTCGACGACCAGCAATCGGTGCATGGCGGTGATGGTAGGAGGGGCTCTTCACCGGTGAGCTTCGCATTCCGTGAGCAATTTGCAAAAAGGCGCGAATGCCCGGTGCAGTGTCGGTTAGGCTGTGGCAAACAACACGCATCGCTGCCGAGAGCGCCCCGTACGTGAAAGCACTGAGCCCCTGTTTCTCGCCCTGTCGCTGTCGGCCTGCATCGTGGTGCCGCGCACGGAGATCGTGTTCGACGACGACTGCAAGATCCAGAAGCGGCAGATGGTGCTCGACGTGCACCAGGTGGGCTACTTCGGCGGCTGCGCCAACAACGGCTGCGTCGCGCTGCTGGTGGGGGTGGGCGCGGTGGCCACCGCGAGCGCCGTCATCTCGGGCAGCATCGCGGTGGTCGGCAACGTCGTCTACTGGCTGGAGCGGCGCGGCCAGTGCTTCAGGTAGGGCGGCGCGCCGGCAGGGCGATGCGCCCGCTCGTGGCAGCCTGCGTGGCCAGCGCGGCCAACGTGGCCACGGCGAAGGCCCAGGCCGTGCCCCAGGCCGGCAGACCCAGCGCGAGCACGAAGCAGAAGGCGACGAAGGCGTAGAGCCCGGTCGCCATCGCGCGCAGCAGTGCGGCGGCGAAGCCCGCACCCTGTTGGCGGTGCGAGAACACCGCCAGCACGATGCCCAGCACCGGGAACACCGCCAGGAGGCCGCTCCACGCCGGCCCGAGCGTCGCGGCGGCCGTGGTCACCGCCACCGTCAGCACCGCGCCGGCGAGCATGCGCAGCAGCAGCTCGACCGGGCCCATCGGGTGACCGGCCGGCGGAGGCGTCACCCCGGGAAAGAACCGCGGTGCGGCCAGCAGCGTGACGAGCGACACGGCAAGCGCGAGACCGGCCGACACCCGCAGCGACGACAGCCCCCAGGCCGCCGCGCCCCAGGCCGCGAGGCCGGCCGCCAGCGCAATGGGCCACGGCCCGCGCAGGCCGGCATGCGCATATGCCAGGCTGAAGCTCACCGACGCCAGCACCGCCGACAAGGCGAGCGTCGCCGCGTCGGCCGCGAAGCCCGCGCCTCGTTCGACGGCCAGGAAGAAGAGGATCGGTCCGGTCACCACCGGCAGGCCGGCCAGCCAGCCGGCGACCTGCGGCCCGAAGCGCCGCCCCGCCAGCGACAGCATCAGCAAGAAGGCGGGAACGAGCAGCAGCTTGAGCGTGAGCAAGGCGTTGGCGCGCGGGCGTCGAGACGCGCGATTGTGGCGCGCCGGGGGCGCTCAGCCGACCGCGTGCCGGTACAGGTGCCAGCTCGCATGTCCGAGCACCGGCCCGACGACGAGCAGGCCCGCGAACCCCGGCAGCAGCGCCAGCACCACCAACACCGTGATGAGTGCGCCCCACACCAGCAGCACCGGCGTCTGCGTGAGCACCAGGCGCAGGCTGGTGAGTGCGGCGGTGATCGCATCGGTCTGGCGGTCCAGGATCATCGGGATCGCGACCACGCTCACCGCGTAGATGAGCCCGGCGAACACGGCGCCGACCGCGAGGTAGGCGACGATGAAGCCGAGGTTGTCGAGGTCGAGCAGGGCCAGCACCGACCCTTTGAAGTCGGGCATGCCGTCGAAGCTGACGGCAAACACCACCAGCGCCGCGCGCCCCCAGAGCATTTCGAGCACGAGCAGCGCAAAGCCGAAGATCGCCAGCGTGCCGAGCCGCGTGCGCCACGCGAAGAGCGAGTCGGCGAAGTGCGGTGCCGCACCCGCTTCGAGCTGCTGGCTCACGCGGTACAGGCCCATGCAGAGAAACGGCCCCATCAGCAGGAAGCCCGCCGACAGCGCGAGCACGTACACCGGCGCCTGCCGGAACACCACCATCAGCGCCCAGCCCATCCCCACGAAGCAGGCACCGTAGAAGAGGCCGATCCACGGTGCGCGGGAGAAATCGCGAACGCCCAGCTGCAGGCAGCGCCCGAGCGTGCGCAAGTGCAGCTGCCGAAGCGGAATGTCGAAGGGCGTGGCGGGCCGTGCCGCCAGGTCGTCGTGGGTGGAGTCGGGGCGCATGTCGAGATCGTGGTGCCGTGCCGCAAAGCCGCCGCACCCGATCTTGAATCGATTGCGGCGCCGCGTGCTCCTCGTTCTCCCCGATACACAAGTGCCCGCCCGTGGATAGCGTGGGCCGCATGACTGCAGATCCGTTCCGGGAGGGCATTGCCGATCACGTGCGCCGGCTGGTGGACCACGTGCCGTCGATGCTCGGCTACTGGGACAGCGACCTGCGCTGCCGCTTTGCCAACCGCGCCTACGAGCGATGGTTCGGCGTCGACCCCGACGCGCTGATCGGCCGCTCGATCGACGAGCTGCTGGGCCCGGAGCTGTACGCGCAGAACGAGCCGTACATCCGTGGCGCGCTCGGTGGCGAGGAACAGCTCTTCGAGCGCATCGTGCCCGGCCCCGACGGCGCGAAGCGCCACAGCCTGGCGCGCTACATCCCCGACATCGTCGACGGGCGGGTGGTCGGCTTCATGGCCGAGGTGACCGACGTCACGCGCCTGAAATCGATCGAGGACGCGCTGCGGGCCGAAGTGGTCGAGCACCAGCGTGCGCTCGAACTGCTGCGCCGCAGCGAGGCCGGGCTGCGCGAGGCGCAGCGCCTCGGCCGCATCGGCAGCTGGGAGTGGGACATGCCCACCGGCCGCACCACCTGGTCGCCCCAGCTCTATGCCATCTTCGGCTACGACCCGAGCGAGCCGCCGCCGCCGGCCACGGCCGGCCGGGGCGAGACCTACCCACCGGACAGCCTGGCCATCGTGCAGGCGGCTGTCGTGCGCACGATGAATACCGGCGAGCCGTTCACGCTGGAAGTGGAGTATCGGCGCTGCGGCGGTGGCGGCGGCTGGATCGAAGCGCGCGGCGAGGTGGTGCGCGGCGACGACGGCACCAGCACTGGACTGCGCGGAACGGTGACCGAGATCACCGAGCGGCGCCAGATGCAGGAGGCCCGCCTCCAGCGCGACGTGGCCGAAGTGGCCAGCCGCAACAAGACGCAGTTCCTCTCGCGCGTGAGCCACGAGCTGCGCACGCCGCTCAACGCCATCCTCGGCTTCGCGCAGCTTCTCGAGATCGACCCCGCGCTCGGCGAGAAGCACCGCGCCTGGGGCGCGCTCATCCGCAACAGCGGGCAGCACATGCTCGACCTGATCGACGAGATCCTCGACCTGTCGAGCGCCGAGCTGGGCCAGCTGCGCCTGGCGTGCTCGCGCATGGACCTGGCCGAGGTCGTGCGCGCCGCCCTGGTCCCGCTGTCGCAGCTGGCCGAAGGGGCGCATGTGCGGCTGGTCGATGCGCTGCCGACGCAGCCGCTGTGGGTCGTTGCCGATCCGCGGCGTGTGCGCCAGGTGGTGCACAACCTGCTGTCGAACGCGATCAAGTACGGCCGCGCCGGCGGCCGGGTGACGGTGTCGGCGCGCAGCGGCCTGCACGAGGCTGACCTGTGCGTGCAGGACGACGGCATCGGCATGGACGAGGCGCAGCTGCAGCGGCTCTTCACCCCTTTCGACCGCCTCGGCGCCGAAGCGACGGCGGTGCCGGGCAGCGGCCTCGGGCTTGCGCTCAGCCGCCACCTGGTCGAGCTGATGGGCGGGCGCATCGAGGCCCGCAGCCGGGCTGCCGAGGGCTCGCTCTTCACCGTCACGCTGCCGGCCGCCGACCCATCGGCCGCTCCCCCGGGGCCACCACAATAGGCGCATGAGTTCCCCGGGGCGCGCCCCCGCCGCCATCGCCCACCGCTTCCGCCCCCGGCTCACGCTGCAGACGCTGAACCGCGGCCACGGCCTGCTCGGCCTGCGCCCGAGCGGCCCCTTCGGCCCGCGCGGGCCCGAGGTCACGGTGGCGCGCATCAGCTGGCTCTACCGCCACGACGACGGCCGCGAGGCCGAGCTGTCCGCGCCGACCTCGGTGCTCCACCACCGCGGCCCGGCGGTCATGCGCATCGACGATGCGCGTGGCGCCGCGTGGTCGCTCGTGCGCGAACATGCGGCCGAAGCCGATGCGCTCGACGCGGTGTGGGCCGCCGGCCTGCACCCGCTGCCCGACGACGCCTTGCAATGGCGTTCGTCCGACCTGCCGCGCCCGCCCGGCCCGCTGTGGACGCTGATGCGCGAAGACCAGTTCGGCGACTTCTGGGCCGAGCGTGTGCCCGAGTGGCAGGCCGCCGGCTGGAGCGTGGTGGTGCTGCCCGGCTTTGCGCACGAGACGCTGCAGGTCGAGGCGTGGAAGCTTCTCGTCGAGCCGGCCACCGGCGAACTTCTCGGCCGCGAGCTGGCGGCGCCGCTGCGCTCAGGCGAGAACGAGGTCGAAGCCTTGCGCCAGCCCTGGCGCGAAGGCAGCTGGATGCTCTCGCTCGGCGTCGAGATCGCCGGCGAGACCTGGGACCTGGTGCCGCTCCTGGCCGACCTGCTCAAGCGCGACCCGCACTGGCTCTCGGCGGCCCACATCGCGAGCCTCGATGACCGCGCCACGGTGCGCCTGCGCGCGCCCGGCGGCCGCCGCATCGACGCACCGGCCGCGCCGCTCAAGGCCATCGTCGGTGCGATGGTGGACCTGCTCACCGACCCGGCGCGCCAGCACGGCCCGCTGCCGCTCGGCACCTGGGAGGCGCATCGCCTCGAAGCCCTGCGCACGGCGCTGCACGACACACAGGCCCAGCGCGCCGGCCCGCATGGCGCGTGGCAACTGCAGGGCGACGCCGGCCTGCAGCTGCTGGCGGAGCGCTTGCGCCGCGCCGGCACGCCGCAGCCCGTCGCTGCACCGGCGGGCCTTCGCCTCAGCCTGCGTCCCTACCAGCGCACCGGCCTCGACTGGCTGCAGTACCTGCGCGAACACCGGCTCGGCGGCATCCTCGCCGACGACATGGGCCTGGGCAAGACGGCGCAGGCGCTCGCCCACCTGCTGGTGGAGAAAGAGGCCGGCCGCCTCGACCGGCCGGCGCTCGTCGTGCTGCCGACCTCGCTGCTCTTCAACTGGTGCGCCGAGGCGCAGCGCATGGCGCCGGGCCTGCGCCTGCTGGTGCTGCAAGGTGCCGACCGTGCGCGGCACTTCAGCCGCATCGGCGAACACGACCTGGTGCTCACCACCTACCCGCTGCTGTGGCGCGACATCGAGTCGCTGGTGGCGCAGCCGTTCCACATCGTCATCCTCGACGAAGCCCAGGCGGTGAAGAACGCCACCAGCCGCAGCGCCGGCGCGCTGCGCCGCCTGCAGGCGCGGCACCGCCTGTGCCTCACCGGCACGCCCCTCGAAAACAACCTCTCCGAGCTGTGGGCGCAGTTCGACTTCCTGATGCCCGGCTTCCTCGGCGATGCGCGCAGCTTCGCACGCCAGTGGCGCAAGCCGATCGAGGAGAACGGCGAGACCCTGAAGGCGCAGCGGCTCGCCCAGCGGGTGCGCCCGTTCATCCTGCGCCGGCGCAAGCAGGATGTGGCCACCGAGCTGCCGCCGCTCACCGAAGTGATCGAGCGGGTGCAGCTGCAAGGCCGGCAGCGCGAGTTGTACGAGAGCGTGCGTGTCGCCTCCGACGAGATCGTGCGGCGCATGCTCACCCGGCGCGGCTTCGCCGGCGCGCAGATCACCATCCTCGATGCGCTGCTCAAGCTGCGCCAGGTGTGCTGCGACCCGCGGCTGCTGAAGGGCCACAAGACGCCGCGCAACATGGAGCGCGCCAAGCTCGACTGGCTGCGTGACCAGCTGCCCGCACTCGTGTCCGAAGGGCGCCGAGTGCTCGTCTTCTCGCAGTTCACGCAGGCGCTGTCGCTGATCGAGACCGAAGCTCGACGCGCTGCAGCTGCCCTGGCTCGCGCTCACCGGCCGCACGCCCGTCGCCCAGCGCGGCGAAGTGGTGCGGCGCTTCCAGGCGGGCGAGGTGCCGCTCTTGCTGGTGAGCCTGAAGGCTGGAGGACAGGGCCTGAACCTCACCGCGGCCGACACCGTGATCCACCTCGACCCGTGGTGGAACCCGGCGGTCGAAGCGCAGGCGACCGCACGCGCCCACCGCATCGGCCAGACGCAGCCGGTCTTCGTCTACAAGCTGATCGCCGAAGGCAGCATCGAGGAGCGCATGCTGGCGCTGCAGTCACGCAAGCGCTCGTTGGCCGAGGGCGTGCTCGGCCACGACGAAGAAGCCCAACCCAAATTCAGCGAGCAGGACCTGGACGACCTGCTGGCGCCCTTGGACGGGTGCGGTCTCGCCACGGCCAAGGTGCAGGGTGGGTGGAGCAGTGAAGTCAAGGAGGAGGGACGGGCTCGCCCGTCCCGGGGGACATGAACGGAGCCACCCACCCTGTGCCTTGGCCGCGCTCGGCTCAGAATGGCAGCGCCGTCGTGTCCTTCACCTCTTCCATCACCGCGTAGGTGTGGGTTTCGCGCACGCCGGGCAGCGTCCAGATCACCGAGCCCACCAGGGCGCGATAGGCCTCCATGTCGGCTACGCGGGTCTTGATCAGGTAGTCGAAGCCGCCCGCCACCATGTGGCATTCGAGGATCTCCGGCCGGGCCTGCACCGCGGCCTTGAAATGGTCGAACACGTCGGGTGTTGTGCGGTCGAGCACCACCTGGATGAAGACCATCATGCCGGCGCCGAGCTTGCGCGGGTTGAGGCGGGCCTCGTAGCCGAGGATGTAGCCCTCGCGCGTGAGCCGCTTCACACGCTCGAGCACCGCGGTGGGCGACAGGTGCACCTCTTCGGCGAGCTTGAGGTTGCTGATGCGCCCGTCGGCCTGCAGGAGGCGCAGGATGCGGGCATCGGTCTTGTCCAAGCCTTCGGGCGCGGCGGCGTTTTTCTTCATGCGTGGGTTATAAACCCTGCACTCAAAAACGCCCGGAGGATTCCCATATGCGTGCGACCCGTTGGCTGATCGCGCTTCTCGTCATCGTGCTGCTGGTGGCGGCCTATCTGGCGGTGGTGCTGAACTGGAGCTATTCGAGCGGCGAGCGCGCCGGCTGGGTGCAGAAGCTGTCGCACAAGGGGTGGCTGTGCAAGACCTGGGAAGGCGAGCTGTCGCTGGTGTCGATGCCGGGTGCGTCGCCCGAGAAGTTTCTCTTCACCGTGCACGACGACGCGGTGGCCGAGCAGATCAACAAGGTGATGGGCAAGCGTGTGGCGCTTCACTACGAAGAGAAGGTGGGCCTGCCCACCAGCTGCTTCGGCGACACCCGCGCCTTCGTGACCGGCGTGCGGGTGCAGGACGAGATCTCGCTGATGCCGGGCGTGATCGTGCCGGTGCCGCAGGGTGCAGCTTCGACGCCGGCGCCAGCGCCGGCCTCCGCCGCCTCGCGCTGAGCCCCCGCCATGCTGCGGGCCGCGCGCCGTGCCGCCGTCGCGGTGGCCCTGCTCTCACTGCTGACGGCCCACGCGCAGACCGCGGACCCACCGGCCCCCGGTGCGCGCCCCAAGGTCGGCCTGGTGCTCTCGGGTGGCGGGGCCCGCGGCGGCGCGCACATCGGCGTGCTCAAGGTGCTGGAGGAGCTGCGCGTGCCGGTCGACCTGATCGTGGGCACGAGCGCCGGCTCCATCGTCGGCTCGGCCTATGCGAGCGGGCTGCCGCTGGCGCAGATCGAGGAAGAGATGAAGGGCCTGTCGACCTCGACGCTCTTTCGCGACGTCTCTCGCATCGACGCCCCCTTTCGGCGCAAGGCCGACGACGCCGTCAACTACCTCGGCCCTGAGATGGGCTTGAACGCGCAAGGCATCGCGCTGCCGAAGGGCGCGGTGGCGGGCGTGTCGCTGGAAGCCGTGCTGCGCAGGCTGACGCGGCTGCAGAACACGAGCAACTTCGACAAGCTGCCGATTCCCTTTCGCGCCATCGCGACCGACCTCGCCAGCTCGGAGATGGTCGTCATCGGCCACGGCCAGCTGGCGCTCGCGGCCCGCGCCAGCATGGCGGTGCCGGGGGCGGTCAACCCGGTCGAGGTCGACGGCCGCCTGCTCGTCGACGGCGGCCTCAAGCGCAACCTGCCGGTCGACGTGGCGCGCCAGCTCGGCGCCGAGGTGGTCATCGCGATCAACATCGGCACGCCGCTGCTCAAGCGCCGCGACATCCACTCGCTGCTCGACGTGACCGACCAGGTGCTGCGCATCCTGACCGAAGCCAACGTCGCGCAGTCGCTGAGCGAGCTGAGCGGGCGCGACGTGCTGATTGCCCCCGACCTGAAGGACATCGGCTCCACCGCCTTCGACCGTCTGGGCGAAGCCGCTGCGGCCGGCGAGGCGGCGGCGCGGGCGGTGAGCGACCGGCTGGCCCGCCTGAGCCTGCCCGAAGCCGCTTACGCCGCGCTGCGCCACCAGCGTGCACACGCGCCCGGCGACGAGGCGCTGAAGGTCGACGAGGTGCGTGTGGTCGGCACCCGCGTGGTCAACCCCGACGTGGTGCTCGCCGCCATGGACACCCAGGCCGGCGACCGCCTCGACACCCAGCGCCTGGACCGCGACCTGAAGCGAATCTACAGCCGCGGCGATTTCGAGAGCGTCAACTACAGCCTCGTCGACGAGCCCGGCACCGGGCGGGTGCTGCAGATCGAGGCCAACGAGAAGTCGTGGGGCCCCAGCTACCTGCGCCTGGGCCTGTCGCTCTCGTCCACGCTCGAAGGCAACGCCTTCTTCAACCTGCAGGCGAGCCACCGCGCCACCTGGCTCAACGCGCTAGGCGCCGAGTGGCGCAACGACGTGCAGCTTGGCCACGCGAGTGCGCTGCACACCGAGTGGTACCAGCCGCTCACCACGGCGCAGCGCGTGTTCGTCGCGCCGCGCCTGGAGGCCATCGACGAGCCCTTCGACATCTACGACGACGGCACGAAGAAGCGCCTGGCGCGCTTTCGCCGCCGTGCCTACGAGTTCGGGCTCGACGTCGGCGTGCCGATCGGCACCTTCGGCGAGGGCCGGCTCGGGTTCGTGCGCGGGCGTGTCGAGCTGGCCGACGACACGAGCTTCGTGTCGGCGAGCCTTCTCGCCATCGACCGCCAGCTCGCCGGCGTGCTGGGACGCGTGCGCATCGACCGGCTCGACAACCTGCGCTTTCCGCGTGAGGGCTATGCCGGCGAGCTGCGGGTGTTCATGTCGCACACCGCGCTCGGCGCGAGCGACACCTACACCAAGGCGCAGTTCTCGGCGCAGGGCGCCACGCACACCGGGCCGCACACTTGGCGCGCGGCCGCGCGGCTGGGCGGCAACCTGCGCTCGGGGCTGCTGCCCGACCACGAGATCCTGCAGCTCGGCGGCTTCCTCAACCTGTCGGGCTACCAGACCGGGCAGCTGCTCGGCAAGGAGATGCGCTTCGGCCGTGTGGTCTACAACCACCGGCTCGCACGGCCGGGCTTCCTCGATGGCATGTACGCCGGGGCCTCGCTCGAATTTGGCCGCATCGGCGACTCGGTCTTCGGCCCCGACCGGGCACGCCTGCGCCGCGGCAACGCGGTCTACTTCGCGCTCGACACGCCGATCGGCCCGTTCTACCTGGCCTATGGCGTGGGCGACCGCGGCAACCGCTCGGCGTACCTGTTTCTCGGCCAGCCTTGAAACGGTGGGGAGCGTGTCGAATGCCACGCCTGGACAGGACAACCGTCACGATTTGATGCGCCTGCGCCGGGCGCTGCGTGCCACGATGCCGCTCACCATGAAGCGCACCGCCCTTGCCTCTGCCCTCACCCGCCACGCACACCCGATGGCCCTGATGCTCGGGTTGTTGCTCGGCCAGATCGTCGCCCTGATGGCCCAGCGCAATGCCGCCGGCTGGGCCGGTTTCGGCATTTCCACGGTGCTCGTCGCCGCGGCTTCGGCCTCGTTCGTGATGGCCGTGCTCGGCCTGCGCCAAGAGCGCCAGCCGTTGCCGGCGCCAGTGCTCTCGCGCCAGGCGCGGGGCCTGGCGATCGTGATCGGCCTCGGACTCGTGCTCTCGCTCAACCTGCCCGGCTGAGCGGCGCCCCCAAGCGCCCCGCGGAAATCACCTCAGAAATAGAGGGCGATCACCTCGCCTACGCCGTCGTGGGTCATCACTGGCACCGCCACCAGCGCGCTGAGGCCGGCATCGCGCGCCGCATCGCCCACGCTGCCGGGCTCGGTCTCGGCGTGTTCGTTGACGACCGGCACGCCGCTCGCAAACGCCTTGCCGATCGAGCCGGCGAGCACGGTGCCACCTTCAGACGCGCGCAGCGAGCCCATGGTTTCGCAAAACCCGAACACCCGCTGCAGCCCCAGGTGGCCGTCGTCGGGGGCCCAGCACTCCACGCGCAGCGCGATGGGGGTCTCGGCGGTCGACAGCAGGGTCAGCACGTAGGCGTCGTCGCTCGGCGTGCTGCAGGGGATGGCCAGGCCGCGGTTGATGCCGGCTTCGGCCGCGTTGTCGGCGCGCACGAATTTGCTGGCCTGGCCCACGTCGTCGAGCAGCACCGCCGCGCCGCGCTGCCAGGCGAGGCCGGGCAGGCCGGTGCCGCGGGGGAGGTAGGTGTCGCGGCTGATGGCGGCGAAGCTGTCGGAGATGCGGCCGCCGAAGTAGCCGTCGACCAGCGTCATGTCGGACGACACGCGCGCGTTGTGCCGCCACAGTTCGACGGCACCGTCATCGCCTTCGCCGTCTTCGCTGCGGTTGGGGCCGCAGAAGAGCACCACCACGCCGCTCAAGGCCTCGCCCTGGAACAGCGGCAGGCCGATGGCGCAGGTGTAGCCCGCCTCGCGGGCCACGTCGGCGCGGCGGAAGTAGGAGCCGTCGAGCTGCTTGAGCACGATGGGCTGGCCGTCGTACCAGGCGCGGCCCGGCAAGCCCTCGCCGCGGCCGAAGCACAGGCTGCGGCTGATCGCACCAAAAGCGGTCGCGCGGCCGTACAGGCCACCGCCGAATTCGAGCAGGCTGCCGTCGGGCGTGGGCAACCAGGTTTCGACGGCCTTGATGAGCGTGTTCATGGGAAGGATCGAGGTCTGCATCGGATGGAAGGGGCTCAGCAGGTTTCGAGCCAGCCTGCAGGGTTGGGAGTGCCTCGCTACCATGACCGCTTCCCCACTTCTGCACAAGCCCCGCCATGAGCGAGAAAAAAGTTGCGGTCGTCACCGGGTCGTCGTCGGGCATCGGGGCGGCCACCGCGCGCCTGTACGCCAGCCGCGGCTGGAACGTGGTGGTCAACTATTCGCGCGACCCGGCGCCGGCGCAGGCCGTGGCCGACGCCTGCCAGGCGCTCGGTGCCGAGGTGCTGGTGGTGAAGGCCGACGTGTCGCAAGACGCCGACTGCCGCCGCCTGGCCGCCGAGACCGAGGCACGCTTCGGCCGCGCCGATGTGCTGGTCAACAACGCCGGCACCACCAAGTTCGTCGACATCAAAAACCTTGACGGACTGGAGGCCGAAGACTTCCACAAGATCTACAGCGTGAACGTGGTCGGCGCCTACCAGATGGTGCGTGCCTTCGCGCCGCTGATGCGCCGGCACCCGGTGGCCGGCATCGTCAACGTGTCCTCGGTCGCCTCGATCATGGGGCGCGGCTCGTCGCTCGCCTACATGGCCTCGAAGGGCGCGCTCAATGCGATGACGGTGGGCCTGGCGCGCGCGCTCGCGCCGCACATCCGCGTCAACGCGATCGCACCGGGGCTGGTCGAGACACCCTGGCTGCAGGAGGGCCTGGGCGCCGACAAATACCAGGCCGGTGTCGACTGGTACAAGGGCCGCGCGGCGCTGGAGCAGGTCATCTCGGCGGAAGACGTGGCCGAACGGCGTGGTACCTCGGCGCGAGCGCGGCCAAGACAACCGGCGAGCTGCTGCTGGTCGATGCCGGCCTGCGCATCACCAAGGCCTGATCGTCCGGCGACGACGCGGGGGGTGACTTTCGCCGTCCGCGTGACTTAGGTCGTCCGCGACGGGACGGGGGATCCGCTACAAGCTTGACTGTCACAGCTTCCCCCGAATCGTCATGGACCACGGCGCATATGTTTTCTGCAGGCCTGTCGACGGCCTCGTCGGCCAGCACCAGTTCCTGGTGCTCGCCCCCAGCAACCCCACGCTGCTTGCCGGCTTCACCCGCCCGATCGCGGGCCAGGCGCTCTGCGTGATCGGTGCGTACAACATCGCGGGCTTCCTGCGCGCGAGCCTGTTCGCACCGTCCGACGTCAGCTTCCTCACGAGGAAGCTCGCCACCCCGGGCGACCCGGAGGTGCAGACCTCCAAGGTCGAGCTGCAGATCTGCCTGCCCGGCTCGGAAGACCCGTTCCTGCAGTGCATCACACGCTGCTACGCGCAGTACCGCAGCTTCGAAGGGTCGGGCAGCGAACTGCGCTACCCCGACATCACCGAGCAGCTCGACGGTTCGCGGTTCAACAGCAACTCGTGGGCGCAGAGCCTGCTGTACTGGTCGCAGCGGCTCTTCGCCCCGGCGAAGAACACGATGGACTTCAACGGGCTCGACATCGGCAACGACCGCCGCATCCCCCAGCGCTACTTCTTCCCCTGAACGCGGCGCTCAGGCGACCAGCGGCAGCGAGCGGGCGCGCTTGCCCGTCAGCACGAAGAGCGCATTGGCCACCGCCGGTGCGATCGGCGGCGTGCCGGGCTCGCCCACACCGCCGGGCGGGTTGGCGCTTTGCACCAGGTGCGTCTCGATCAAGGGCGGACTGTCGGCCATCTTGAGCACCGGCAGGTTGGGGAAGTTGGTCTGCTTGACCACGCCGCCCTCGATGTCGATGCGGCCATAGAGCGCGGCGCTCAGGCCGAAGATCACCGCGCTTTCCATCTGCTGCGCGACGATGCCCGGGTTGATCGCGGTGCCGATGTCGGCGGCGCACACCACGCGGTGAACTCGCGGCTT
Protein-coding regions in this window:
- a CDS encoding DUF2189 domain-containing protein; protein product: MRPDSTHDDLAARPATPFDIPLRQLHLRTLGRCLQLGVRDFSRAPWIGLFYGACFVGMGWALMVVFRQAPVYVLALSAGFLLMGPFLCMGLYRVSQQLEAGAAPHFADSLFAWRTRLGTLAIFGFALLVLEMLWGRAALVVFAVSFDGMPDFKGSVLALLDLDNLGFIVAYLAVGAVFAGLIYAVSVVAIPMILDRQTDAITAALTSLRLVLTQTPVLLVWGALITVLVVLALLPGFAGLLVVGPVLGHASWHLYRHAVG
- a CDS encoding ATP-binding protein, with the protein product MTADPFREGIADHVRRLVDHVPSMLGYWDSDLRCRFANRAYERWFGVDPDALIGRSIDELLGPELYAQNEPYIRGALGGEEQLFERIVPGPDGAKRHSLARYIPDIVDGRVVGFMAEVTDVTRLKSIEDALRAEVVEHQRALELLRRSEAGLREAQRLGRIGSWEWDMPTGRTTWSPQLYAIFGYDPSEPPPPATAGRGETYPPDSLAIVQAAVVRTMNTGEPFTLEVEYRRCGGGGGWIEARGEVVRGDDGTSTGLRGTVTEITERRQMQEARLQRDVAEVASRNKTQFLSRVSHELRTPLNAILGFAQLLEIDPALGEKHRAWGALIRNSGQHMLDLIDEILDLSSAELGQLRLACSRMDLAEVVRAALVPLSQLAEGAHVRLVDALPTQPLWVVADPRRVRQVVHNLLSNAIKYGRAGGRVTVSARSGLHEADLCVQDDGIGMDEAQLQRLFTPFDRLGAEATAVPGSGLGLALSRHLVELMGGRIEARSRAAEGSLFTVTLPAADPSAAPPGPPQ
- a CDS encoding Lrp/AsnC ligand binding domain-containing protein; its protein translation is MKKNAAAPEGLDKTDARILRLLQADGRISNLKLAEEVHLSPTAVLERVKRLTREGYILGYEARLNPRKLGAGMMVFIQVVLDRTTPDVFDHFKAAVQARPEILECHMVAGGFDYLIKTRVADMEAYRALVGSVIWTLPGVRETHTYAVMEEVKDTTALPF
- a CDS encoding patatin-like phospholipase family protein, whose protein sequence is MLRAARRAAVAVALLSLLTAHAQTADPPAPGARPKVGLVLSGGGARGGAHIGVLKVLEELRVPVDLIVGTSAGSIVGSAYASGLPLAQIEEEMKGLSTSTLFRDVSRIDAPFRRKADDAVNYLGPEMGLNAQGIALPKGAVAGVSLEAVLRRLTRLQNTSNFDKLPIPFRAIATDLASSEMVVIGHGQLALAARASMAVPGAVNPVEVDGRLLVDGGLKRNLPVDVARQLGAEVVIAINIGTPLLKRRDIHSLLDVTDQVLRILTEANVAQSLSELSGRDVLIAPDLKDIGSTAFDRLGEAAAAGEAAARAVSDRLARLSLPEAAYAALRHQRAHAPGDEALKVDEVRVVGTRVVNPDVVLAAMDTQAGDRLDTQRLDRDLKRIYSRGDFESVNYSLVDEPGTGRVLQIEANEKSWGPSYLRLGLSLSSTLEGNAFFNLQASHRATWLNALGAEWRNDVQLGHASALHTEWYQPLTTAQRVFVAPRLEAIDEPFDIYDDGTKKRLARFRRRAYEFGLDVGVPIGTFGEGRLGFVRGRVELADDTSFVSASLLAIDRQLAGVLGRVRIDRLDNLRFPREGYAGELRVFMSHTALGASDTYTKAQFSAQGATHTGPHTWRAAARLGGNLRSGLLPDHEILQLGGFLNLSGYQTGQLLGKEMRFGRVVYNHRLARPGFLDGMYAGASLEFGRIGDSVFGPDRARLRRGNAVYFALDTPIGPFYLAYGVGDRGNRSAYLFLGQP
- a CDS encoding GAF domain-containing protein, encoding MNTLIKAVETWLPTPDGSLLEFGGGLYGRATAFGAISRSLCFGRGEGLPGRAWYDGQPIVLKQLDGSYFRRADVAREAGYTCAIGLPLFQGEALSGVVVLFCGPNRSEDGEGDDGAVELWRHNARVSSDMTLVDGYFGGRISDSFAAISRDTYLPRGTGLPGLAWQRGAAVLLDDVGQASKFVRADNAAEAGINRGLAIPCSTPSDDAYVLTLLSTAETPIALRVECWAPDDGHLGLQRVFGFCETMGSLRASEGGTVLAGSIGKAFASGVPVVNEHAETEPGSVGDAARDAGLSALVAVPVMTHDGVGEVIALYF